Part of the Stigmatella erecta genome is shown below.
GGGTCCTTCCGAGCCTCCTCCAAGAGCCGCTGAAGCCGCTGGAACTGCTCGGACTCCCTGTATCCTGGCTCGTCAGCCCAGAGGCCCGTGGGATAGTACTGGTGGAGGAACTGGACGAGCGCCGCGGTGGCATCCGCAGCTTGGGCCGCCTTCTCTTGCGCTACCTCGTCCAAGACGACTCCATCTTTGTTGAATTCCGGTACTCCCACTTCGATTCCGCAGAGAGTGGTCTCGGGATACCGGGGCGCGAGCCTGCCTAGAAAACCGTTGCTCAAATACCGAAGGGCCGTGGCTCACGTGCAGCACGGACGCGCAAACGGGCCACCTGTCCGCCGATCAGCGCATGAAGCGAAAATTCGACCTCAACACAATCCGGCTCAAGCTGCTCCGTCCCTCGCTCCGGAAATAGGGGAAGGGTGATTTCTTTGCCATACCAATACCCCGGCGATATGGCCAAGACATTTTCCTCGCTCAGCGGTTTGGCCAGAGCATCCACCACCATGAAGCCCAGCTTGCGGCCTGTGCCGCACTCAGAGGCGGACTCCAAGTTGAGCGCGAAGCTTTCAATGAGCCGCTTGTCCAAGCAAACCGCTTTTTCGACAGGACTCATCAGGAGGCGCCCAAACAGGCTTTTCCCATCGTAGCGGACGTTCAGCAACTCCATCTCCGCGCGAATGGCGCCCGGTTCGCTGGCGGCAGCCCCCTTCGCCGCGCAGATCCTCTCAATGTCCAGCCGTTCAGGCTTTCGCCAGAACAGGAAGGAACCGCCACAGGCCCCGAGTCCCCAGAGTGCAAGTGGAGCGAAGAACAACCCCTTCATTCGCATTTCAAATCTCCGTCATCCGCTGGCACACCCAAGCCTTGCCTGTGCTTCCAGCCACAAGCGTGTGCCAGTTCATGAACCATTGCCTTCGCACGGCAATCGCGAGACAGCGGCTCCTCGCACCAATTCACTTCGCTCACTGGCTTGTTGCAGCCCGCATCATCAGGTCTGTAGACGTAACCCAGTGAAGTGATTCCTGTTGAATTTCGCTTCTTGCACTCGTCCTTGACGAGTTGGCCACAATTAACCTGGATCCCCGCGCATTGCATCTCGACACAGGTTCGAAGACACGTGTCCGTGATTGGCTGGGCTGCGGCACGGCACTCCTCGATGGTCGGCAGCTCACGGCACTCTGACCGCATGGGAGTGCCAACGTGAGCACACCCTTCCCAGACCAGGGAGCCCAGCACCAATACCAAGAAGCGCCCTTCTCGGGGCTTTGCAGGAAGCACGCCTAGGACATTAACGCCTTGTATCCTTGAGCCCAAGCTTCACGGGCTCAGCTCGTGGAAGGCACGGGGGCCGCGGGTGGTCGCAGCGGCTCGGCGGGAATCTCCGGCGCCGCCACGTGCCGTATCAGCGACTCGATGGGCTTGGACTCCGCGATCCGCCGCGCCAGTTCCAGCAACACCATCTGGCTGCGCACCGGCGAGCCCTCCTGCGCCACCGGCGCATACGTCCCGTCCCGCTGGAGCCGCCGCGCCTTCGCGTTGTCCCTCAACGCCACGCCCAGCACCTCGTCCAGCAGCCGCTGCCGCAGCAGCGGGTCCTCCACCGGGAACATCGTCTCGATGCGGCGCACGAAGTTCCGGGGCATCCAGTCCGCGCTCGACGCCCACACCTCCGCCTGCGCCCCCTCCCCGAACGCGAACACCCGGCTGTGCTCCAGGAACCGGTCCACCACGCTCGTCACCCGGATGTGCTCGCTCACCCCCGGCACCCCGGGCCTCAGGCAGCAGACGCCCCGCACCAGCAAGTCGATCTGCACCCCCGCCTGGCTCGCCGTGTACAGCGCCCGGATGACGCCCGGATCCACCAGCGAGTTCATCTTCGCCACGATGCGGGAGGGCTCCCCCTTGCGCGCCTTGTCCGTCTCCCGCTGGATGAGCCCCAGCACCTTCTCGTGCAGGCCCATGGGCGCCACCGCCAGCCGCTTCCACTGCGGCGCCGTGGAGTAGCCGGTGAGCATGTTGAAGAGCGCCGTCACGTCCTCGGCGATCTCCTGCCGCGCCGTGAACAGCGACAGGTCCGTGTACACGCGCGCCGTGGTGGGGTTGTAGTTGCCCGTGCCCAGGTGCACGTACCGGCGGATGCCATTGCCCTCGCGCCGCACCACCAGCGCCACCTTGCAGTGCGTCTTCAGGCCAATCAGCCCGTAGACGACGTGCACCCCGCTCTCCTCCATCCGCCGCGCCCAGGCGATGTTGTTCGCCTCGTCCAGCCGCGCCTTGATTTCCACCAGCACCGCCACCTGCTTGCCGTTCTCCACCGCCCGCGTCAGCGCCCGGGCCACCGGGCTGTCGCCGCTCGTGCGGTACAGCGTCTGCTTGATGGCCAGCACGTTCGGGTCTTCCGCCGCCTCCTCCAGGAAGCGCACCACCGGGTCGAACGACTCGTAGGGGTGGTGCAGGAGGATGTCCCGCTTGGCGATGTGGCTCATCACCGGCTCTTCATCCCTGAGCACGGGCGGCGTGGCCGGCACGAAGGGCTCCACCCGCAGCTCGGGCCTCGGGTCCAGCTCCGTGAGCGCCATCAGGTCCGAGGGCTGCAACGGCCCCTGCATGCGGTACACGTCCATCGAGCCCAGCTTCAGCGCCCCCGTCAGCGCCGTCTCCAGCTCCATGCTCGCCGCCGCCTCCAGCTCCAGCCGCACCGCCGCGCCCCGGTCCCGGCGCCGCAGCTCCTCCTGCAACGTGGAGAGCAGGTCCGCGCTCTCCTCCTCGTCCACGTTGAGATCCCAGTTGCGCGTCACCCGGAACGCCGCCGACTGCTCCATCGCGTAGCCCGGAAACAGCTCTGCCGCCCCCAGCGCGATGAGCTCCTCCAGCGGCAGCACCGACAGCACCGTCCCCGCGGGCGACGGCACCGGCGCGAGCCGGCTGAGCACGCTGGGCACCTGCACCACCGCCAGCGACTTCTCGTGCATGCTGCGCCGGCGCCGGGGGCCCTCGCGCCGCAGGAGGATCGCCACGTTGAGCGACTTGTTGCGCAGGTGCGGAAACGGGTGCCCCGGGTCCACCGCCAGGGGCGTGAGCGCGGGGAACACCGAGGAGGTGAAGAACGTCTTCGCCGCCGCCTTCTGCTCCGCCGTCAGCTTGTCGCGCGTGAGCACCGCCACCCCGTGCGAGGCCAGCTTCGGCAGCAGCTCCTCCTTCCAGAGCCGGGACATCCCGTCCACCGCCGCGTGCACCCGCTCGCTGATGGCCGCCAGCTGGTCGGCGGGCAGCATGCCGTCGGCCGCCGTCTCCGCCACCCCGCTGGCCAGCTGCTGCTTGAGCCCCGCCACCCGCACCATGAAGAACTCGTCCAGGTTCGAGGCGGTGATGGCAAAGAACTTCAGCCGCTCGTAGGCGGGAAGGGCCGCGTCGCGCGCATCCCCGAGCACGCGCTCGTTGAAGGCCAGCCAGGACAGTTCGCGGTTGATGAAGAGCTGGGGGTCGTTGAGGTCCACGGGCACAGCCTCTTGCATGGAACGTTCCCCCGCGTCACGTCACGGGCATGTCACGCCGGACGGCACCGGGCAGTCCGCTGGCATGATTCCTTACATGGGGGCGTTGTGACGATACACTTTCCGCCGCGCTCATTATGGCCTCTTCCACGATTCAGCCCGTCCTCGCCGCCATCGATGTAGGCACCAACGCCGTACGCCTGGAGCTCGCCCGCCCGGACGCGGATGGGGCCCTGGAGACCCTCCACCAGGAGCGGGACCCCATCCGCCCCGGCGAGGGCGTCTTCGCCACGGGTGCCATGCCCGAGGAGACGGCGGACCGGCTGCTGTCCACGCTGCGCCGCTATGCCGCGCTGTGTAAACGCCACAAGGCGCTCGTGCGGGCCGTGGCCACCAGCGCGCTGCGCGAGTCGCGCAACCGAGACGCCATCGTCCAGCGCGTGCGCGACGAGACGGGGTTGGATCTGGAGGTGGTGAGCGGCAAGGAGGAGGCGCGCCTCATCTGCCTGGGCGTGCTGCACCGCAAGCCCCCCGGCGCCCGCTCGCTGCTCATCGACATTGGCGGGGGCTCCACGGAGGTGGCCCTCACCACCGGCGAGCAGCCGGACCACCTCTGGAGCCTGGCCCTGGGGGCGGTGCGGCTCACGGAGGTGTTCGAGGCCTCCCAGGAGGTGTCCTCCAAGCACCTGCGGCTCATGCGCAGCTTCGTGGCGGAGACCGTCCGGAAGACGCTGCCGGAGAAGAAGCTGTCCGGCGCGCCCAAGGGCGCCCTGGGCTCCTCGGGCACCATCAACGCGGTGGTCGCCTTCGCCTCCGGGGAGGATGGCAACGTCGCCACCGTGCGGCAGATCAGCCAGGCGGTGAACGCGCTGGCGGCCCTGCCCCCGGAGCGGCGGCGCAAGCGCTTCGATCCGCGGCGCGCGGACATCATCGTCTCGGGCGCGCTCATCCTCGAAGGGGTGATGAAGCACCTGAGCGTGGAGTCGGTGTCCGCGGTGAACCGCGGCCTGCGCGATGGGCTGCTGGTGGACCTGCTCTACCGCCAGGACACCACGCGCAAGGACCACAGCCTCACGGCGACGGCGCTGGAGCTCGGCCGGCGCTTCTTCTTCGACGAGAAGCACTGCCGGCAGGTGGCCCGGCTCGCCGTGGCGCTCTTCGACGCGCTGGCGAACCTGCACCACCTGCCGCTGTCCGCCCGGCCCTACCTGGAGGTGGCCGCGCTGCTGCACGACATCGGCACCACGGTGAGCTACGAGCGCCACCACAAGCACACCTATTACCTCATCCGCAACGCGGACATCCCCGGGCTGTCCGAGCGCGAGCGCGCCCTGGTGGCCCTGGTGGCCCGCTACCACCGGCGCAGCGTGCCCAAGGTGTCCCACCCGGGCATGGCGGGGCTGCCGCCTTCCGAGGCCCGCACGGTGCGCAAGCTCGCCACCCTGCTGCGCGTGGCGAACGCGCTGGACTGCAGCCACCAGCAGCCCATCAAGTCGATCCGGGCCACAGGCGGCCGGGACGGCGTCACCCTGCACCTCAACGCCCGCCAGCCCATGGACCTGGAGCTGTGGACGGTGGACCGGGAGGCCGCCTACTTCCGCTCGGTGTTCGGCAAGCGGCTGCTCTTTCACGTGGGCAAGTAGGCCCTGCTCCCTTCCCTGCCCCTCAGGGAGGGGGGTGCCGGGGTTTGGCTCCCCCTGGCGCCGATGGCCACCCTGCATGGCGAACAGGGCCCGCTGAAGGCGGAAGGAGCTGCCACGATGAAAGCCGTCGTTTTCCATGGGATTGGAGACATCCGCCTCGATGACGTGGAGGAGCCGCGGCTCGAGAAGCCCACCGACGCCATCGTCCGCGTGAGCGCCAGCGCCATCTGCGGCACGGACCTGCACATGATCCGCGGCACCATGCCGGGCATGAAGCCGGGCACCATCCTCGGCCACGAGGCGGTGGGCTATGTGGAGGAGCTGGGCGAGGACGTGCGCAACTTCAACGTGGGCGACCGCGTCGTCATCGGCTCCACCATCGCCTGTGGGAACTGTTCGTATTGCCGCGCCGGCTACTATGCCCAGTGCGACACGGCCAACCCCAACGGCCCGCTCGCGGGCACGGCCTTCTTCGGCGGCCCCATGCCGACGGGGCCCTTCCACGGCATGCAGGCCGAGAAGGTGCGCGTGCCGTTCGCCCACGTGGGCATGGTGCGCGTGCCGGAGGGCGTCTCGGACGAGCAGGCCATCCTCATCTCGGACATCTTCCCCACGGGCTACATGGGCGCGGAGATGGCGGAGATCAAACCCGGGGACACCGTGGCGGTGTTCGGGTGCGGCCCGGTGGGCCAGTTCGCCATCGTGAGTGCCAAGCTCATGGGCGCCGGCCGCGTGTTCGCCATCGACTGCCATGAGGACCGGCTGGCCATGGCGCGCGCCCAGGGCGCGGAGGTCATCAACTTCGACGAGGAGAGCCCGGTGGAGACGCTGCTGCGGCTCACCGGGGGCATCGGCGTGGACCGGGCCATCGACGCGGTGGGCGTGGACGCCATGCACGCGCACCATGGGCCCGCCGCCAAGGCCGCCAAGGCCGAGCTGGCGGAGTTCAAGCGCGAGGTGAAGGAGGTGGCGCCCAAGACGAACCCGGACGGGGACAACTGGGTGCCGGGCGATGCGCCCGCGCAGGTGGCCCTCTGGGCGGTGAAGGCGCTCGCCAAGGCGGGCACCCTGTCCATCATCGGCGTCTACCCCCAGACGGCGCGCACGTTCCCCATCGGCGAGGCGATGAACAAGAACCTCACGATGAAGATGGGCAACTGCCACCACCGCAAGTACATCCCCCAGCTGCTGGAGCTGGTGCGCAACGGGACGGTGGACCCCACGGCCATCCTCTCCCAGGTGGAGCCGATGACGAGCGCCATCGACGCCTACCGGAAGTTCGACCTGCGCAAGCCGGGCTGGCTCAAGGTGGAGCTGGAGCCCACGCTGCTCACTTGAGTCCGGGCAGCTCCGTGCCGGTGACGGCCCGCAGCAGCGTCATCGGCCGCACGGCGCGCACCCGCTCGAGCAGCTCCCGGTTCTTCACCAGCAGGGAGCCGGCGAAGGCCAGGCTGTTCAGGGAGATGGACTCGAAGGACTCCTGCGCGCGGGGCACCACCAGGCTCCAGTCCCGCGTCGCCAGGTAGTTGTAGGGCGTTCCGGGCACGTCACACCCGGTGGCCCGCAGCAGCTCCCGGTACACGGCCAGCGCCTGGGCGGGGCTCTGGGGCGCGGGCCCCAGGGCATGCCGGAACGGCAACCGGCCCCGGGCCACCGCCTCGTCCATGGGCGTGCGGCTGCCCCCGTGCGCCAGCGGCGCGGGGACGAGCTGGAGGTGCTTGTGCGGCTGGCTGGCCCCGGCCATGCGCCCGCCGTTGTAGAAGGCCAGCGCGTCGAACTCGTCCATGCACCGCAGCAGCGCCTCGAAGTCCGCGAGGGTGAGCAGCGCGTCCTGGTCCTCGTAGTCCTGGGTGACGAGCAGGGCGTGGTGCTCGTAGACGTTGAACTTGTTCAGCAGGCACGCGTGCGCGGGGGCCACGTAGCCCACGAAGAGGTCCTCCTCATAGGGGGCCAGGAAGGGGTTCTTCGGCGGGGCGCCCCCGGAGGGCGGCTGCGTGGCCTTGGCCTTCCGCTCCAGGTTGGAGACGGCCCGGACGAGGAACGGCACCCCCTCGTCCTCAATCACTTCCATCTCCGTGCGGATGGGCATCAGCGCGCCGCTGGCGAGCGCCCGCTCGCCGCGCTCGACGATGGCGTTCCACAGGGTTCCTTTTCGGAAGGAGGCAGGGCGCTCCGTCATGAGGGGCTCCATTCAGGCCACGTCCCGGCCGTAATACCACGCCGTCATCGCGAGCCTGGGGGCCTGCGTGGGCAGCACCTCGTGCTCCAGCCGCTCGCTGAGAAACACCACCAGCGTGTCCAGGGTGGGCGCCACCTCCAGCGGGGCCTCCTCCCGGTACAGCCGGAGCTGCCCGCCGTGCTCGGGCCGCCAGTCCGGGTTCGCGTAGTAGATGGCCGTCAGCCGCCGGTTGGACTGGCCGGGAAAGGCGTCCCGGTGGCGGACATAACGGGCTCCCCCGCCCGGGTAGTGGGCGAGCTGGACATCGAAGCGGCCCAGCCCCAGGTAGGCCGACCGCGAGAGCGCCTCGCCGAGCGCCGCGAAGGCTTCCCAGAGGCCTCCCAGCGCCGAGCCGGGCTCGGGGGAGAGCCAGGTGATGAAGTCGCCGCGCACCGCCGTGTCCTCGGAGCGATCCGCCCCCCGGCGGATGGCGGCGGCCCGGAGCCCTCCGGAGGCCGCGCGCGCCTGGGCCTGGGCATGAATGGCCCTTGCCTGCTCCTCCCCCAGGAAGGCGGTGCGCACGAAGAAGCCCTGGGTGCCCAGCGCTTCGATTTCCTCATCCCGAAGGTCCATCGGTCCTGTCCGTGGGGCGCCTCAGACGCCACGTTCCGTCCGCCAGGATAGACTGCGGACCATGGCGAACGTCTCGCGGATTCTCTCCGTCGTCATCGCAGGGGCCCTCGGCGCGCTGGGCACGTACTTCCTCCTGCAATCCCAGTCCCGGGGCCTGCCGGACTCGCCCTCCTTGGTTCTGCAGATGCGCGAGGTGGCCCGGCTCGAGACGCTCGATGTCTCGCTCTATAAGAAGGTGACGTTCAGTCCCGAGCCCAAGGCCTCGGATGCCCTCTGGAAGGACGTCGTGCACTGGGCGGCCTACTCCCTGCGTGCCCCGCGAGGCCGCGCCATCGTCTTCGCGGATGTGCACCTGGGCTACGAGTTCCAGCGCATCGACACCTCCTCGCTCCAGGTGAACGGCACCCAGGTGGAGGTGGTGCTGCCGCCCCTGAGCGTCCAGGTGGAGCTGCGCCCGGGGGAGACCGAGATCATCGACTCCAACCTCAACAGCACCGAGACCGCGCAGTTGCTGGAGCTGGCCCGGACCGCCTTCGAGCGGGAGGCGCGCGGGGATGCCCGGCTGAAGGAGCGCGCGCGCCAGTCCGCCGAGCGCTCCCTGCGCGCCCTGTTCCTGTCCCTGGGCTTCACCCAGGTGAACTTCGTGGAGAAGCTGACCCGCCCTACCGCGGGGTAGGGACAGCCAGCAGGCCCTCGTCCGTGAGGCGGAAGAGGCCGGCAATGCCATCCGGGGCGGGGCCCAGCCCTGCCAGGGCCTCGCACTCGGCCGCGTCGGACTCGCGGCACACCAGCGCGTACTCCCGCCGGCCCAGGCTCACCCGCAGCGGCACCTCTCCCGCGTGGAGCCGCAACCGCCGCCGCTGCTCCGCCGTGAGCAGCCGGGCACCGTCGTAGCCGTCGCCCTCCGCCAGGAGCCACAGCCCGCTGAACGTCTCCGCCAGGCGCACCTCGCCCCGGTCCAGCACCGCCGGGCGCACCACCGCCGGGTGGGCCTCCAGGTTGCGCCAGGCCGCCCGGTCCACCTCCTCCGCCGTCAGCCCCACCGCGCCCAGCCGCGCGGCGGGCAGGTACCGCACGTACTCCGCGTCCTCCAGGACGTAGAACACCTCCAGGCCCGCGGGCCCCGGCCGGCAGAGGGCCCCCGCCGCCTGCGCCTCGAAGCCCGCCGGCCGCAGCACGGGCCGCAGCCGGGCCATCCAGGCCTCTGGCGCCTCCGGCCCTCCGGTGCCCAGCCCGCCCAGCCGCGCGGCCAGCCCGTCCACGTAGGCAGCCAGCGCCTGCCGGCTCCCGCCATAGGCCGCGAACAGCGAGGCCACGTCGACCCGGGCCACCTCGCCTCCCGCCTGCTTCACGAGCACGTCCCGCCCCTGGAGCCGGAACGCCACCCCCGCCCGCCGCAGCGCCGCCGCCAGCGCGGCGTTGAACTCCGGGCGCAGCACCTGCTCCTCGGCCAGCGGCGGCGCGGGGAGCGCTCCTGTCTCCAGCTCTTCCTTTAATAAGCGGGCCTCCGTGTCGAACGGGTCCCGCTCCAGCACCTGCGCCACGTGGGCCTGGGCCCGGGCGTTCTCGCCCCGGCGCATCGCCAGCACCGCCAGCACCTTGAGCGCCTCCGGGTCTCCCGGGCTCAGCGCCAGCGCCTCGCCCAGCGCCGCCTCCGCGTCGCCGTACCGCTCCAGGCCCAGCAGGGCCCGGGCCCGCCCCAGGCGCACCTGCAAGTCCTTCGGGAAGTCCTTCCGCAGCCGCTCCAGCAGGGGCAGCGCCTCGCGGTTCGCCTCGGCGTTGATGAGGGCATGCGCCACCGCCAGCCACAGCGTGGGGCCCGCGCTGCCCTGGGCGGCCCCGCGCAGGGCGTCCAGCTCCGCGGCACTCAGGCGCTCACCGGCCTCGACCTTGCGGCGGAGGCTCTCCAGGTCCGGACTCACGCCGGGAGCTTACGGGTTCGGGGCGCCGGACCCAACGGCTTCCCCCGGACCGTCCTCGGGCGCCGAGGGCTCCTCGGACTGGGAGAGGAACTCGTCGAGCGCGCCCATGTCGATGGGCTTGCGGAACACGGCGTCCACCAGCGCCAGGGTGGAGCGGTTCTGTCCCCGCACGTCCATGCCCGTGACGATGGCCAGCAGCGCGTGCGGCGTGCGCTGGCGCAGCTCGCGCGCCAGCTCCCAGCCCGACACGTCCGGCATCACCGCGTCCAGCAGCGCCGCGTCATACCGGCGCCGCTCCCAGAGCTGGAGGGCCACCTCCGCGCTCTGGGCGAGCTGCACGTCGTAGCCCTCCTCGCCGAGCACCTCCGCCAGCATCCGCGCGTTGTCCAGATCGTCGTCCACCACCAGCACCCGGCGCGTCTGCTGGAAGCGGCGCGGCCCCTCCATGTGCCGGCTCGCGGGCAGCGCCTCCTCGTGGGCCTCCCGCGCGCGCGGCAGCCGCACCACGAACGTGCCCCCCTTGCCCCCGTCGACGTTCTCCACCGTCAGCTCGCCGCCCCACCGGCGCACCTGGTCCTTCACCACCGCCAGCTGCAGCGCGGACTGGGGCGCCCCGGCCTCCCGGGTGAGCGGATCGAACAGCTGGGCCAGGGACTCCACGGGGAAGGGAGGCCCCTCGTCCTGGATGCGCAGGCTCAGCGCCGCGTCCCCGTCCTTCTGCGTGGTCAGCGTCAGCCGCCCCGCCTGCGCCATCCGGTCCCGGGCCGCCAGCAGCAGCGTCACCACCAGCTCCCGCAGAAAGCCGGCATCCGCCCGCACGTTGCCGGGGGCGCCCAGCTGGAGCGTCACCTCGAGCGGGTGCTCGCCCCGCTCCAGCTCGCCGCGCATCAGCTCCAGGGCCTCGCGCACCGCCGTGTCCAGCTCCACGTCGGTGAGGTGCTCCTCGGTGCGCTGCACGTTGAATTCCTGGAGCCGGCTCACCAGGCCGCCAATCTGCCCCACCGTCCGGTCCAGCGCGTCCAGGTGCTCGGGCTTGAACTCGCGGCGCAGCAGCGTGACGCGCAGGCGCACCACGTTGAGGAAGTTGTTGAGCGCGTGCGCGGCGCCGCTGGCGAGCTGCCCCAGGGACTGGGCCCGCGTCCGCTGGAGGAGCTGGCCCTGCAACCTGCGCAGCTCGTCCTGGGCGGAGCTCAGCTCCCGGCTCTTGCGGGTGGCCTCCGTGCGGTCCGAGAACGTCTGGATGACGCCGGCCAGCTCCCCGCCCTCTTCCCAGATGGGCGTCGCGCTCATCTCCAGGCTGGCCACCCCGCCGCCCAGGCGCTCCACCTCCATCATCACCCCGCGCACCGGCTTGCGCTCCTTGAGCGCGCGCATGAAGGGCATGTCCGCCACCCGGAACGGCTCCCCCGCGGGGTGGTGCGCGTTCACCTGGGAGAGCACCGGGGCCAGCGAGGTGACGGCCCGGCCCCCCACCACCGAGCGGATGGGCACGCCCAAAAGGCGGCTGACGGGCTGCGTGGCGTAGGACACGCTCCCGTCCACCTCCGCCAGGAGGATGCCCACCTCCACGTGGTAGAGCACCGACTCCATCACCGCCGCCTCGCGGAAGCGCACCGACTCGGTCCTCAGCACCCGCGCGTAGGAGGCCTGCGCGGAGGCGCCCGCCTCGCCCACCAGCTCGTTGATGAGGTCGGCGACCTCGGGGGGCATCTCACCTTCGCACCGCACGTACACGCGCATGAGCACCGAGGCGAGCGCCTTGAACTCCCGCGCCAGGTCATCGGGCTCGAAGCGCTGGTCATACCGGAAGGCCCCGTGGGAGCGGACCACCTCGGGCCACAGCCGCAGCGCGTCCTCCCCGCGATCCTGGAGCAGGCGCACCAGCTCGTCCAGGAGCTGGCGCAAGGGGGCCCGGAGGTCCTTGCCCGGCACCTCCACCTCGTACAGCTCCTCGCGCAGGCGCTTGGCCCACAGGCGCGCGACGCGCTCGCGTTCCTTGTCGAGGACCTGGGCCAGCAGCTCGATGGCAGTCTTGGTGTTCACCGTCAGCGCCTCAAGGTGTGCACGGCCGGCCCCCCTGCCCAGCGGGGGCAGGCAGGCGAGCAGGCCATTTTCGCCCCCGGGTTCTGCGGCGGCCGGGCCATCCCCACCCTAGGGGGGCACCGGAATGCGACCCACGGCACGAGACAACGAGGCGCTGAAGCCGCTGCCCATCTCCGACACGGCGATGGTGCACCTCTACCGGGGTGAGCTGGGCCGTTCTGACAACTGGCGGACCCGCCTCGACACGACGACCAACTGGGCGCTCACCACCACGGCGGCCGTCATCTCCTTCGGCTTCGCCAACACCTCCAGCCCCCACGTGACGTTCCTGGTGGGCATCTGGATGGTGATTTCCTTCCTGCTCATCGAGGCGCGGCGCTACCGGTACTACGA
Proteins encoded:
- a CDS encoding hybrid sensor histidine kinase/response regulator; protein product: MTVNTKTAIELLAQVLDKERERVARLWAKRLREELYEVEVPGKDLRAPLRQLLDELVRLLQDRGEDALRLWPEVVRSHGAFRYDQRFEPDDLAREFKALASVLMRVYVRCEGEMPPEVADLINELVGEAGASAQASYARVLRTESVRFREAAVMESVLYHVEVGILLAEVDGSVSYATQPVSRLLGVPIRSVVGGRAVTSLAPVLSQVNAHHPAGEPFRVADMPFMRALKERKPVRGVMMEVERLGGGVASLEMSATPIWEEGGELAGVIQTFSDRTEATRKSRELSSAQDELRRLQGQLLQRTRAQSLGQLASGAAHALNNFLNVVRLRVTLLRREFKPEHLDALDRTVGQIGGLVSRLQEFNVQRTEEHLTDVELDTAVREALELMRGELERGEHPLEVTLQLGAPGNVRADAGFLRELVVTLLLAARDRMAQAGRLTLTTQKDGDAALSLRIQDEGPPFPVESLAQLFDPLTREAGAPQSALQLAVVKDQVRRWGGELTVENVDGGKGGTFVVRLPRAREAHEEALPASRHMEGPRRFQQTRRVLVVDDDLDNARMLAEVLGEEGYDVQLAQSAEVALQLWERRRYDAALLDAVMPDVSGWELARELRQRTPHALLAIVTGMDVRGQNRSTLALVDAVFRKPIDMGALDEFLSQSEEPSAPEDGPGEAVGSGAPNP